The Moorena producens PAL-8-15-08-1 genomic interval CGATGTGTCGTATTTGATCAGTTTACCGAGAAACCCAATTGAAAGCGCCTTTGGTTGAGCCAGGAGATAACAACAAGTTATGGACTTTATTCCTTTGTTTATTAAATCTGGAATCAGGAGGTGAGCCAACTACTGCAATAGATCACTAATGCTAAAACTATACTGCTGTCTGGGAACATACGGTCGGTGATCAATAGGTGTTCAAGTCCGCTGAAGAAATCATACCGTAAACCTGTTCAGATGTGGAGCCACGCCCATCTCTTAACAACTGTTTACAATCCCCGAGAGTTCAAACCAGTTGTCAGCAACCAGTAACAATGTCCACTATTGATCGAAAAATTTGCCTAGTTGGAGACTTTGGTGTGGGCAAAACTAGCCTAATCCGCCGATTTGTGGAGGGTGTGTTTAGCGACCAATATCTTTCAACAGTTGGAGTGAAAATTTCCCGCAAAATCCTAAAATTTAAGGATGACACCCGATCAGAACTGCTGGATCTAAAATTGATGATTTGGGATTTAGAAGGTCATACTAAATTTAAGGGAATTTCACCAACATATTTAAAAGGAGCTCAGGGTGCAATTATTGTTGCTGATGTAACTCGCATTGAAACCATTGAGCACATTGTTCATCATATCGATCTGTTTTTATCCATCAATCCCAAAGGGGTGATTATTACTGCCTTAAATAAATCCGACTTAGTTGATCAAGAAAAACTGGAGCAATTGAAACAGATATTACAGAAAAAAACTGCCCAGCAAGACCAAGTCATAGCGAATTATT includes:
- a CDS encoding Rab family GTPase, yielding MSTIDRKICLVGDFGVGKTSLIRRFVEGVFSDQYLSTVGVKISRKILKFKDDTRSELLDLKLMIWDLEGHTKFKGISPTYLKGAQGAIIVADVTRIETIEHIVHHIDLFLSINPKGVIITALNKSDLVDQEKLEQLKQILQKKTAQQDQVIANYYTSAKTGLYVDDIFQELGCGTLQQE